Proteins encoded together in one Rhipicephalus sanguineus isolate Rsan-2018 chromosome 9, BIME_Rsan_1.4, whole genome shotgun sequence window:
- the LOC119404470 gene encoding uncharacterized protein LOC119404470 — MAQDSGLVLVTGASGFIALHVVRALLKQGFRVRGTVRDAKNDSKTKPLRTCYPEAQHPVELAEADLLDDAGWADAVKGCQLVVHVASPFPNAEPNHPDDVIRPAVEGTRRVLKFAADAGTVRRVVLTSTMGAVHGEVDTPADREYDENDWTNVDFKGLETYAKSKTLAEKAAWDFVNALPAAKRFELVTVNPSLVFGPPLHGTYGTSIEVVKRLLDKSTPLIPYVNFAVCDVRDVAKAHVQALIVPEAAGQRHIINSGNVWLKDMAHMLREELSCQGYYIPFLSAPNIGLWFVGFIDRSAKMLYPRVGKVFKFSNKRMREVLKVEPRPIRESVLDTAHGLIQAGIIHEAPKYVRKELRLD; from the coding sequence ATGGCCCAGGACAGTGGATTGGTTCTCGTCACAGGGGCCTCCGGCTTCATCGCCCTGCACGTGGTTCGAGCCCTGCTCAAGCAAGGCTTCCGAGTGCGCGGTACAGTCCGCGACGCCAAGAACGACAGCAAGACCAAGCCGCTCCGGACCTGCTACCCCGAAGCCCAGCACCCCGTGGAACTGGCGGAGGCCGACCTCCTGGACGACGCCGGATGGGCCGACGCCGTCAAGGGCTGCCAGCTCGTCGTTCACGTGGCATCACCTTTCCCGAACGCCGAACCGAACCACCCCGACGACGTGATCCGACCGGCCGTCGAAGGCACGCGACGCGTGCTCAAGTTCGCCGCTGACGCCGGCACGGTCCGGCGTGTGGTCCTCACCAGCACCATGGGTGCCGTGCACGGCGAAGTGGACACTCCGGCAGATCGCGAGTACGATGAGAACGACTGGACCAACGTGGACTTCAAGGGCCTCGAGACGTACGCCAAGAGCAAGACCCTTGCTGAGAAGGCTGCCTGGGACTTCGTCAACGCGCTCCCCGCCGCCAAGCGCTTCGAGCTGGTCACCGTCAACCCGTCGCTGGTGTTCGGCCCGCCGCTGCATGGCACATACGGCACGAGCATCGAGGTCGTCAAGCGACTCCTGGACAAGTCGACGCCCCTGATTCCGTACGTCAACTTCGCCGTGTGCGATGTCCGCGACGTGGCCAAGGCTCACGTACAGGCCCTGATCGTGCCGGAGGCGGCCGGTCAGCGACACATCATCAACTCGGGCAACGTCTGGCTTAAGGACATGGCGCACATGCTCCGGGAAGAACTGTCGTGCCAGGGCTATTACATTCCGTTCCTGTCGGCGCCCAACATCGGTCTTTGGTTCGTCGGCTTCATCGACCGGTCGGCAAAGATGCTGTACCCTCGGGTCGGCAAGGTGTTCAAGTTCTCGAACAAGCGCATGCGCGAAGTCCTCAAGGTCGAGCCGAGGCCCATCAGGGAGTCTGTCCTGGACACGGCTCACGGTCTCATCCAAGCCGGCATAATACACGAAGCTCCCAAGTACGTCCGCAAGGAGCTGCGCCTGGATTGA